In one window of Temnothorax longispinosus isolate EJ_2023e chromosome 9, Tlon_JGU_v1, whole genome shotgun sequence DNA:
- the LOC139819742 gene encoding terpene synthase-like, producing the protein MTDANKTIPFYYSMSGNGQEDEKLLEPIRYILQVPGKQIRAKLAKAFNYWLKISDDRVQAIDDIVNMLHNSSILIDDIQDNSILRRGIPVAHSVYGIASSLSAANYVLFIALERVINLQHPGATTVYMEQLLELHRGQGMDIFWRDNFICPSEEDYKTMTIRKTGGLFNLAVRLMKLFSTCEEDFSSLIATLGLYFQIRDDYCNLCLGEYTENKSYCEDLTEGKFSFPIIHALTSNPDDRQIINILRQRTKDIEVKRHCIKLLERFGSFKYTRNVLEELDSTARAEIERLGGNPLLVKILDELKNWDTKEAPKDLLTGTF; encoded by the exons ATGACGGACGCCAATAAGACCATCCCCTTTTATTACTCCATGAGCGGCAATGGACAGGAAGATGAG AAACTGTTGGAACCGATCAGATACATTCTTCAGGTACCTGGAAAACAGATAAGAGCGAAATTAGCAAAGGCCTTCAATTACTGGCTAAAAATATCGGACGACAGAGTCCAAGCGATCGACGATATAGTAAATATGCTTCACAATTCGAGCATTCT GATTGACGATATTCAAGATAATTCCATTTTGCGAAGAGGCATTCCTGTTGCACATTCAGTTTATGGAATTGCTAGTTCATTAAGTGCTGCAAATTATGTGTTATTTATTGCGTTGGAAAGAGTCATTAATTTACAACATCCAGGG gCAACGACAGTGTATATGGAACAACTACTGGAGCTTCACAGAGGTCAAGGAATGGATATTTTTTGGAGGGATAATTTCATCTGTCCAAGTGAGGAAGATTACAAAACCATGACAATAAGAA AGACCGGAGGACTCTTCAACTTGGCTGTAAGATTGATGAAACTGTTCTCAACTTGTGAAGAAGACTTTTCATCATTAATAGCTACCTTAGGATTGTACTTTCAAATACGTGATGATTATTGTAACTTGTGCCTCGGTGAG tacactgaaaataaaagttattgtgAAGATTTGACCGAGGGGAAATTCAGCTTTCCGATTATTCATGCGCTTACGAGCAATCCTGACGATAGACAAATCATAA atattttacgaCAACGGACAAAGGATATCGAAGTGAAACGTCATTGCATTAAATTATTGGAGAGATTCGGTTCTTTTAAATACACAAGAAACGTGCTTGAGGAACTGGATTCGACCGCGAGGGCTGAAATTGAACGTTTAGGTGGTAACCCGCTTTTAGTGAAGATTCTGGACGAGCTTAAGAATTGGGATACTAAAGAAGCGCCTAAGGATCTTTTAACTGGAACGTTTTAA